The following proteins are co-located in the Legionella busanensis genome:
- the dapE gene encoding succinyl-diaminopimelate desuccinylase, which yields MTLIHSLLAELVRFKSITPEDNGCQNYMINFFNQLGFTCLPFNNLPVANFFAYFGTEAPLLVFAGHTDVVPIGDEKQWHTNPFELVERNGLAYGRGTADMKGSLAAMMVMAKHFIAHKHLFKGSLGFLITSGEEGSLFNLGTPHVMSELKNRGIHPTFCIVGEPSSKNTIGDVIKIGRRGSLTGQLTLQGKQGHVAYPHLAQNPIHLLAPALKELVSTYWDEGNEFFPPTSFQITHIHSGGHAENIIPGELQLQFNFRFSTEQTADSLKMQVANCFEKHGLNAIINWRLNGEPFLTPQGKLLDSCIQAITKFTGKSPELSTDGGTSDGRFIAPYGVEVIELGPLNKTIHQVNECISLRDLEILSEIYYAICLQLLS from the coding sequence ATGACTTTGATTCACTCTTTATTAGCTGAACTAGTACGATTTAAATCAATTACCCCAGAGGATAATGGCTGTCAAAACTATATGATTAATTTTTTTAATCAGCTTGGCTTTACCTGTTTACCATTTAATAACCTGCCAGTTGCTAATTTTTTTGCTTATTTCGGCACTGAAGCCCCTTTACTGGTTTTTGCTGGCCATACTGATGTCGTCCCTATTGGTGATGAAAAACAATGGCATACTAATCCCTTTGAACTAGTTGAAAGAAATGGTTTAGCTTATGGCCGGGGAACAGCAGACATGAAAGGAAGCTTGGCTGCCATGATGGTTATGGCAAAACATTTTATTGCACATAAGCATCTTTTTAAAGGTAGCCTGGGCTTTTTAATTACCAGCGGTGAGGAAGGAAGCTTGTTTAATTTAGGCACCCCTCATGTAATGAGTGAATTAAAAAATCGTGGCATCCACCCTACTTTTTGCATAGTTGGTGAACCATCAAGCAAGAATACTATTGGTGATGTTATAAAAATTGGCCGCCGTGGTTCATTGACTGGTCAACTCACGTTACAAGGTAAACAAGGTCATGTAGCTTACCCACATCTTGCGCAAAATCCTATTCATTTACTAGCGCCTGCTTTAAAGGAATTGGTGAGTACATATTGGGATGAGGGAAATGAATTTTTCCCACCTACTTCCTTTCAAATCACCCATATCCATTCCGGTGGACATGCTGAAAATATAATTCCAGGCGAGTTACAACTACAATTTAATTTTCGCTTTTCGACTGAACAAACAGCCGATAGCCTTAAAATGCAAGTCGCAAACTGTTTCGAAAAGCATGGTCTAAATGCGATAATAAATTGGCGTTTAAATGGTGAACCTTTTTTAACTCCTCAAGGCAAACTACTTGACAGCTGTATTCAAGCTATTACTAAATTTACTGGCAAATCGCCTGAGCTTTCTACAGATGGAGGAACTTCCGACGGACGTTTTATTGCGCCTTATGGAGTAGAAGTTATTGAATTAGGTCCCCTTAATAAGACAATTCATCAGGTTAATGAATGTATATCTCTTAGGGACTTAGAGATTTTAAGTGAGATTTATTACGCTATCTGCCTCCAGTTATTATCATAA
- a CDS encoding dicarboxylate/amino acid:cation symporter: MCTKTQKQNFWLSPLFLYSLMIILGLLSGWSGSPELKTLGLFIADVFIRIFKCISLPIIVLSIIVTLSSYRTDGSMRSVWRRAMTYTLGTTFVAATISCLLYILIKPGLIESFTQPILSNDSNQVTYLSYVSHLIPSNILSPFLEQQVLGVLLIGIIFGIAIRFIPDLESRQAITSFFKGAHGMFMVITSWIIRIIPLGLYGFITTTVIQIREGMTIKGIGEYLLIIVLANLIQGFVILPLWLKSQGIKPFKAMRGMLPALSVAFFSKSSVGTLPVTMETAEKNLAVKPEVSRFVLPLCTSLNMNGCAAFIFATVIYLMQNHGIVISLPSMALWVVIATIAAIGNAGVPMGCFFLSASLLASMNIPITLMGIILPFYSLIDMLETALNVWSDSCVAKVVNEKLSLAQVDISSEGNLKLKVV, translated from the coding sequence ATGTGTACAAAAACTCAAAAACAAAACTTCTGGCTAAGCCCTCTTTTTTTATATTCTTTAATGATTATTTTAGGGCTATTAAGCGGTTGGTCGGGTAGCCCTGAATTAAAAACATTGGGTTTATTTATTGCCGATGTTTTTATTCGAATTTTTAAATGTATTAGTCTTCCAATTATAGTTTTATCAATTATTGTAACTTTATCGAGTTATCGTACAGACGGTTCAATGCGTTCTGTATGGCGGCGAGCTATGACATACACGCTGGGTACAACGTTTGTTGCTGCAACCATAAGCTGTTTACTATATATATTAATTAAGCCAGGATTAATAGAGTCTTTTACACAGCCCATTTTAAGTAATGATAGTAATCAAGTTACTTATTTAAGCTATGTTAGTCATCTAATTCCATCAAATATTCTTTCGCCTTTCTTAGAACAGCAGGTATTAGGTGTGCTTTTAATAGGAATTATTTTCGGAATTGCTATTCGTTTTATTCCTGACCTTGAATCACGGCAAGCCATTACTTCTTTTTTTAAAGGAGCGCATGGTATGTTTATGGTCATTACAAGTTGGATAATTAGAATTATCCCCCTTGGACTTTATGGCTTTATAACAACGACGGTGATTCAAATACGAGAAGGAATGACTATCAAAGGGATTGGTGAATATTTGTTAATTATTGTATTAGCTAACCTTATTCAAGGCTTTGTTATTTTACCTTTGTGGTTAAAATCTCAAGGTATCAAACCTTTTAAAGCGATGAGGGGCATGTTGCCTGCTCTGTCAGTTGCATTTTTTTCCAAATCATCAGTTGGCACATTGCCTGTCACTATGGAAACTGCAGAAAAGAACTTAGCTGTTAAGCCTGAGGTAAGCCGCTTTGTTTTACCTCTATGTACCAGCTTAAATATGAATGGTTGTGCAGCCTTTATTTTTGCAACAGTTATTTATTTAATGCAAAATCATGGCATTGTGATTTCTTTACCTAGCATGGCACTTTGGGTGGTTATTGCAACCATAGCAGCGATTGGGAATGCTGGGGTTCCTATGGGATGTTTTTTCTTAAGCGCAAGCTTGCTTGCTAGCATGAATATCCCAATTACTTTAATGGGTATTATTTTACCTTTTTACAGCTTGATTGATATGTTAGAAACTGCTTTAAATGTTTGGTCAGATTCTTGTGTTGCTAAGGTTGTAAATGAGAAATTAAGCTTAGCGCAGGTTGATATTTCTAGTGAAGGAAATTTAAAGTTAAAAGTAGTATAA
- a CDS encoding glycoside hydrolase family 3 protein gives MPTLRQQIAQMLIMGFNGLQVDSSSPVNDWLTNEGIGGVILFDKDVVTNLPEKNLADMQQIIKLTQQLKLYAKANHTLGHVPLFIGIDYEGGAVDRLKSIAGSPQTLSPEQMTRLSEEEFGKRVSEMAAFLKNLGFNLNFAPLLDLDLNKQEGIIGKLGRSFSADPKEVIKYAKLFVTTFAKHNINCCYKHFPGHGSAIGDTHTGFVDVTSTYREEELYPYNALASSQSIPTMIMTAHVINRHLDASGIPATLSKLMLNDLLRKKFGFDGIIVSDDLQMQAISQYYSIEERLCLSINAGADMLIFANQLGHNDASEVIDIIVRLVTDKAISINRINESYQRILNLKQAQLATV, from the coding sequence TTGCCTACCTTAAGACAACAGATTGCCCAAATGCTTATTATGGGCTTTAATGGCCTTCAAGTAGACTCATCCAGTCCAGTTAATGATTGGCTAACCAATGAAGGTATAGGTGGCGTTATTCTTTTTGATAAAGATGTTGTAACGAATTTGCCTGAAAAAAATTTAGCTGATATGCAGCAAATTATAAAATTAACACAACAATTAAAACTATATGCGAAGGCAAATCATACACTTGGTCATGTACCTTTATTTATTGGAATTGACTATGAAGGTGGGGCTGTTGATAGATTAAAAAGTATTGCTGGCTCTCCTCAAACATTGTCGCCGGAACAAATGACTAGGTTATCAGAAGAAGAGTTTGGTAAACGAGTTTCTGAGATGGCAGCGTTTTTAAAAAATTTAGGGTTTAATTTAAATTTTGCGCCATTACTTGACTTAGATCTTAATAAACAAGAAGGGATTATTGGAAAATTAGGTCGAAGTTTTTCTGCTGATCCTAAAGAAGTTATTAAATATGCAAAGCTTTTCGTAACTACCTTTGCTAAACATAATATTAACTGTTGCTATAAACATTTTCCAGGACATGGCAGTGCTATTGGTGATACACATACAGGTTTTGTTGATGTAACTTCAACCTATAGAGAGGAGGAGCTTTATCCTTATAATGCCCTAGCTTCTTCACAATCTATACCAACTATGATTATGACTGCTCATGTTATTAATCGTCATTTAGATGCAAGCGGAATACCAGCAACCTTGTCTAAGCTTATGTTAAATGATTTATTGCGAAAGAAATTTGGCTTTGATGGTATAATTGTAAGTGATGATTTACAGATGCAAGCCATTAGTCAGTATTATTCAATAGAAGAAAGGTTATGTCTTAGTATTAATGCAGGCGCTGATATGCTTATTTTTGCTAATCAGCTAGGTCATAATGATGCTTCTGAAGTTATCGATATAATAGTTCGTTTAGTCACTGATAAAGCGATCTCTATTAACCGAATTAATGAATCATATCAGCGAATCTTAAATTTAAAACAAGCTCAATTAGCTACTGTCTAG